One region of Primulina tabacum isolate GXHZ01 chromosome 17, ASM2559414v2, whole genome shotgun sequence genomic DNA includes:
- the LOC142531084 gene encoding uncharacterized protein LOC142531084 isoform X1: MSPLPEYILLCRFLDVALRPFSHLGAEFLTQETEKELLIALSQVFTQVKKWTHQLGSQSKFDPDEELDLSNSGESLVPATSYLDNRRCLAKIIGDLVFLFAVNNPYAQHLVGNTLLASSKFVIASGSSWEIFMHLLCLFLELTISSTLSSSRKASALATKISNYGLSIPNWLLTSKPESAKWYVVTAIIRVLRNILKYLKQDGDGKTMKAYLDSVGSLLLNVSWDFLSEIIVDCNAEALRGYDKDVSLHSKLVHPREMEMLCGNLLQFLCSFVDQIDEVDDGVRPSAHICQINDLVLKLVDCCHDKLQSLNHISILQYSRHKILMLMVKLSSQRYVKDIVWIHLIHKYFEDLLFQPLSGGKPDETSSVEDSPFCSSISEPGKLDMMSHHLQRLATFVFLKFSMNLVSSKENSDKKCTHEDLRLCLMSDRSLDSEQCAKCQGLSDLQKWLQVHVPADTFMYNKLHFDRCVRFTRSFLQLYIHEDDILFQMLLQFFCLPFYPKHQFTESEALLTVKNHKFFMASLLFNPLHLFHLFLAEILYDHQVLLDYLISGDSGSSCAEYLLRSLRLVCDSWDLFLEFPGVKEGSSGSNSKRQRVLVDSSALQEAASPANIDSQISCSIKQEHNKLRLPFLAARDCLISLRISIESLNQRNLFPYNPQVLLRRLFQFEELCAWSDKF, from the exons ATGAGTCCTCTGCCCGAATATATACTTCTCTGTCGCTTTCTAGACGTCGCTCTTCGCCCTTTCTCA CATCTTGGAGCTGAATTTTTAACCCAGGAAACTGAGAAAGAACTTTTAATCGCTCTATCTCAG GTTTTCACACAAGTTAAGAAGTGGACGCACCAACTCGGTTCCCAGTCAAAATTTGATCCTGACGAG GAGTTGGACCTTTCTAATAGCGGGGAATCTTTAGTTCCCGCAACTTCATATTTGGACAATCGTCGTTGTTTGGCCAAGATCATTGGCGACCTG GTGTTCTTGTTTGCTGTCAACAATCCATATGCTCAACACTTGGTGGGGAACACTCTTCTAGCCAGTTCCAAGTTTGTGATTGCGTCA GGGAGCAGTTGGGAAATCTTCATGCATCTTTTGTGTCTTTTCTTGGAATTGACAATCAGTAGCACTCTTTCATCTTCGCGTAAAGCTAGTGCATTGGcaacaaaaatttcaaattatggCTTGTCAATACCAAATTGGTTATTGACGTCGAAACCTGAAAGTGCTAAATGGTATGTTGTGACAGCTATAATTCGGGTTTTACGAAACATACTCAAATATCTAAAACAAGATGGTGATGGCAAAACCATGAAAGCGTACCTAGATTCTGTTGGCTCGTTGTTATTAAATGTTTCATGGGATTTTTTGAGTGAGATCATTGTTGATTGTAATGCTGAAGCTCTGAGAGGCTATGATAAAGATGTTTCACTTCACTCGAAGCTTGTACATCCGAGAGAAATGGAAATGTTATGTGGCAATCTTCTTCAGTTTCTCTGCTCCTTTGTGGATCAAATAGACGAAGTGGATGATGGAGTGAGGCCTTCTGCACATATCTGTCAAATAAATGATCTTGTACTTAAACTTGTAGACTGCTGCCATGACAAGCTACAAAGTCTTAATCATATCTCCATTTTGCAATACTCCAGACACAAGATACTG ATGCTAATGGTCAAACTTAGTTCCCAAAGGTATGTTAAGGATATCGTATGGATTCATCTTATCCACAAGTACTTTGAAGATCTACTGTTTCAACCATTATCAGGAGGAAAGCCTGACGAGACTTCTTCTGTGGAAGACTCGCCTTTCTGTAGTAGCATTTCTGAACCAGGAAAACTGGATATGATGTCTCACCATCTGCAAAGGCTTGCAACTTTTGTTTTCCTTAAATTTTCCATGAATTTGGTCAGCTCAAAAGAAAATAGCGATAAAAAATGCACCCATGAAGATCTGAGGCTCTGTTTGATGTCTGATAGGAGTTTGGATTCCGAGCAGTGTGCTAAATGTCAAGGTTTATCCGATCTTCAGAAATGGCTTCAAGTGCATGTTCCTGCTGATACTTTCATGTACAACAAATTACATTTTGATCGATGTGTGAGATTTACACGGTCTTTTCTTCAGCTGTATATACATGAG GATGACATCCTGTTTCAAATGCTCTTGCAATTTTTCTGTTTGCCATTTTATCCAAAGCATCA GTTTACTGAGAGCGAGGCCCTTTTAACGGTGAAGAATCATAAATTCTTTATGGCTTCACTTTTATTTAATCCtcttcacctttttcatttattTCTTGCTGAG ATACTCTATGACCACCAAGTACTTCTTGATTACCTCATCTCGGGGGACTCTGGTTCCAGTTGTGCTGAATACCTTTTGAG ATCGTTACGCCTTGTATGCGATTCATGGGACCTATTTCTTGAGTTTCCGGGCGTGAAAGAAGGTTCGAGCGGATCAAATTCTAAGAGGCAAAGGGTTTTGGTGGACAGTTCAGCTCTTCAGGAAGCAGCATCTCCTGCAAACATTGACTCTCAAATATCTTGTTCAATCAAGCAAGAGCATAATAAACTTAGACTACCGTTTTTGGCTGCTAGGGATTGTTTGATTTCATTGAGAATATCCATTGAAAGCTTGAACCAAAGGAATCTATTTCCATATAATCCACA
- the LOC142531084 gene encoding uncharacterized protein LOC142531084 isoform X2 has translation MSPLPEYILLCRFLDVALRPFSHLGAEFLTQETEKELLIALSQVFTQVKKWTHQLGSQSKFDPDEVFLFAVNNPYAQHLVGNTLLASSKFVIASGSSWEIFMHLLCLFLELTISSTLSSSRKASALATKISNYGLSIPNWLLTSKPESAKWYVVTAIIRVLRNILKYLKQDGDGKTMKAYLDSVGSLLLNVSWDFLSEIIVDCNAEALRGYDKDVSLHSKLVHPREMEMLCGNLLQFLCSFVDQIDEVDDGVRPSAHICQINDLVLKLVDCCHDKLQSLNHISILQYSRHKILMLMVKLSSQRYVKDIVWIHLIHKYFEDLLFQPLSGGKPDETSSVEDSPFCSSISEPGKLDMMSHHLQRLATFVFLKFSMNLVSSKENSDKKCTHEDLRLCLMSDRSLDSEQCAKCQGLSDLQKWLQVHVPADTFMYNKLHFDRCVRFTRSFLQLYIHEDDILFQMLLQFFCLPFYPKHQFTESEALLTVKNHKFFMASLLFNPLHLFHLFLAEILYDHQVLLDYLISGDSGSSCAEYLLRSLRLVCDSWDLFLEFPGVKEGSSGSNSKRQRVLVDSSALQEAASPANIDSQISCSIKQEHNKLRLPFLAARDCLISLRISIESLNQRNLFPYNPQVLLRRLFQFEELCAWSDKF, from the exons ATGAGTCCTCTGCCCGAATATATACTTCTCTGTCGCTTTCTAGACGTCGCTCTTCGCCCTTTCTCA CATCTTGGAGCTGAATTTTTAACCCAGGAAACTGAGAAAGAACTTTTAATCGCTCTATCTCAG GTTTTCACACAAGTTAAGAAGTGGACGCACCAACTCGGTTCCCAGTCAAAATTTGATCCTGACGAG GTGTTCTTGTTTGCTGTCAACAATCCATATGCTCAACACTTGGTGGGGAACACTCTTCTAGCCAGTTCCAAGTTTGTGATTGCGTCA GGGAGCAGTTGGGAAATCTTCATGCATCTTTTGTGTCTTTTCTTGGAATTGACAATCAGTAGCACTCTTTCATCTTCGCGTAAAGCTAGTGCATTGGcaacaaaaatttcaaattatggCTTGTCAATACCAAATTGGTTATTGACGTCGAAACCTGAAAGTGCTAAATGGTATGTTGTGACAGCTATAATTCGGGTTTTACGAAACATACTCAAATATCTAAAACAAGATGGTGATGGCAAAACCATGAAAGCGTACCTAGATTCTGTTGGCTCGTTGTTATTAAATGTTTCATGGGATTTTTTGAGTGAGATCATTGTTGATTGTAATGCTGAAGCTCTGAGAGGCTATGATAAAGATGTTTCACTTCACTCGAAGCTTGTACATCCGAGAGAAATGGAAATGTTATGTGGCAATCTTCTTCAGTTTCTCTGCTCCTTTGTGGATCAAATAGACGAAGTGGATGATGGAGTGAGGCCTTCTGCACATATCTGTCAAATAAATGATCTTGTACTTAAACTTGTAGACTGCTGCCATGACAAGCTACAAAGTCTTAATCATATCTCCATTTTGCAATACTCCAGACACAAGATACTG ATGCTAATGGTCAAACTTAGTTCCCAAAGGTATGTTAAGGATATCGTATGGATTCATCTTATCCACAAGTACTTTGAAGATCTACTGTTTCAACCATTATCAGGAGGAAAGCCTGACGAGACTTCTTCTGTGGAAGACTCGCCTTTCTGTAGTAGCATTTCTGAACCAGGAAAACTGGATATGATGTCTCACCATCTGCAAAGGCTTGCAACTTTTGTTTTCCTTAAATTTTCCATGAATTTGGTCAGCTCAAAAGAAAATAGCGATAAAAAATGCACCCATGAAGATCTGAGGCTCTGTTTGATGTCTGATAGGAGTTTGGATTCCGAGCAGTGTGCTAAATGTCAAGGTTTATCCGATCTTCAGAAATGGCTTCAAGTGCATGTTCCTGCTGATACTTTCATGTACAACAAATTACATTTTGATCGATGTGTGAGATTTACACGGTCTTTTCTTCAGCTGTATATACATGAG GATGACATCCTGTTTCAAATGCTCTTGCAATTTTTCTGTTTGCCATTTTATCCAAAGCATCA GTTTACTGAGAGCGAGGCCCTTTTAACGGTGAAGAATCATAAATTCTTTATGGCTTCACTTTTATTTAATCCtcttcacctttttcatttattTCTTGCTGAG ATACTCTATGACCACCAAGTACTTCTTGATTACCTCATCTCGGGGGACTCTGGTTCCAGTTGTGCTGAATACCTTTTGAG ATCGTTACGCCTTGTATGCGATTCATGGGACCTATTTCTTGAGTTTCCGGGCGTGAAAGAAGGTTCGAGCGGATCAAATTCTAAGAGGCAAAGGGTTTTGGTGGACAGTTCAGCTCTTCAGGAAGCAGCATCTCCTGCAAACATTGACTCTCAAATATCTTGTTCAATCAAGCAAGAGCATAATAAACTTAGACTACCGTTTTTGGCTGCTAGGGATTGTTTGATTTCATTGAGAATATCCATTGAAAGCTTGAACCAAAGGAATCTATTTCCATATAATCCACA